In Verrucomicrobiota bacterium, the DNA window CAGCCGGGGCGCCGAATCGCGGGATGACCCACCGTCTCGCGATAGAACCCGTTAGAAGCTGACCTTGAGGCGGCCCTGGATCGTATCCGAATCCGGGCCGCAGCACAGCAGGCCATGGACATACTCAACGCCCACGACCACCCCGCTGTAAACTGTATAATTCACGGCGAGGCCGTACTGCTCGTCGATCACGAACTCGTCGGCCTGGCCGTACATCGCACCCAGCGTGATCTGCTCCGTCACGTCGTAGGCGAGCACGATCGCCCAGGCGCTCGGCTCGTCGCCGACGCCGTCGGCGTCCGTGTCCAGGTCGGCCAGCGCAAAGCGCTTCGTCGCCGTCACATAGTCGAGCCGCGCATAGAACGGCCCCTGCTCATAGATCGCGAACGCCGACACGCCCGGCACCTGATGCACGATGCCTTCCTCGGGCACCAGCCCCGAGATCGTGTCGCTGTTGGCGACGTCCGACGTATAGGCAAGACCAAGCGTGACACCTTCCATCGGCGTCATCTCAACATTGCCGTAGTACAGGTTCAGGTCGTCGTCGCTGCCGATCTCCTGCACATCGCCGTTGGCGATGCCCGCCTTGAACTGCACAAGCCCATAGGCGTAGCCGACCTGGATCGCCTCCTCCTTCGTCTCGGTGATCACCTTCGACAGCGGCGCCGAGCACAGCGGATCCTGACAGAACAACGACGAGTAGCCACCGAGCGGCAGGAAGAACCGTCCCGCCTTGACAATGACCGGCACTGTCTCCGTGCCGCCGAGCTCGACAAAGCCTTCCCAGAGCTTCGTCGCGTCGATGCCCTGGTCGTAGTGCAGCAGCACGTGGACCGAGGCCCAATCGTCAGGCGCATAGACGGCGCCGAACTCGGCCGACGAGATCGTCAGATCGGTCTTGTCGGCCGCGTCGGCCATCTGGTGCTCGAGCAGCAGCTCGAAGTAGCCGACGAAGCTCAGGCCTGCGGCCTCGAGCTCGCTGGTGGTGAACGCCCGGCCGACGGCCGGCGCCAGGACCACGGCAAGCGCCACGGCCCCAATCAACACAGTCCGTTTCATCATGGTGCGACTCTCCCTCATGCCGGTTCTCAGATGATCGAAACACCTCGTGCAGCGTACATCCGAGTGTTGGTGTCACGTGGCAGACAGGGTAACTGGCATCGTGACGCGGTCAGAATCTCGTCGCGTCCTGCGCGCAGGTGCGCACCGCTTCGACCAGGTCGCCGATGCGGAACGGCTTGTTGAGCACGGGGCGGCCCGTCCGCTTGATCCAGCCGCGCGTCCGGTCGCTCACGGTGTCGCCGGTGACGATCAGCACGTGCTCGAGCACGGCCGGACAGTTCGCCTCCAGATGCGCGCAAAAGTCACCCCCATCAGTGCCCGGGAGCTTCATGTCGAGCACGATGACGTCG includes these proteins:
- a CDS encoding LbtU family siderophore porin — encoded protein: MMKRTVLIGAVALAVVLAPAVGRAFTTSELEAAGLSFVGYFELLLEHQMADAADKTDLTISSAEFGAVYAPDDWASVHVLLHYDQGIDATKLWEGFVELGGTETVPVIVKAGRFFLPLGGYSSLFCQDPLCSAPLSKVITETKEEAIQVGYAYGLVQFKAGIANGDVQEIGSDDDLNLYYGNVEMTPMEGVTLGLAYTSDVANSDTISGLVPEEGIVHQVPGVSAFAIYEQGPFYARLDYVTATKRFALADLDTDADGVGDEPSAWAIVLAYDVTEQITLGAMYGQADEFVIDEQYGLAVNYTVYSGVVVGVEYVHGLLCCGPDSDTIQGRLKVSF